The Periplaneta americana isolate PAMFEO1 chromosome 9, P.americana_PAMFEO1_priV1, whole genome shotgun sequence genome contains a region encoding:
- the LOC138706071 gene encoding uncharacterized protein encodes MLQVQLCCPEIENRFPFAASGKIMQTEAELPPVPDPAPPLEEEGPALTRVAMTVKEEVEDSPGEVDDFSPASQQLEESPLSVATSPQEESDRQHRADKGRGKGRRRSRWKLKFHHQALPPEYLDHYEASMAQQEGGKQNQSAKAETDAIATPVVLNTIPLVGAGEAEVVTRLDDEVSIITERKGKGLLGCLLSDAKSAAPPQSTPADGSKRRSSVIMSATPSTSQQQHKVMKYQDLPYMGEITLDNMKPRRGRKPKKADICHLIYKNYGTIFPGAPEPMPVENKQRVTDVASKSTPGIKCRAIESLRGEGPQQINHADVQNRIISSLLEKRLTQQKPAGFQDFSAWGKRPAPAPPPAPAPIPAPPSPSPCNDEPLNLCVKDLNQLKIRLLRKHGNFYEPRSSAPSVVTPTPTPAVKNEPDLEELLESSPATVPPPTVAGLAFPPAELQAPGGYVYWPGAGVFVHPMALYYQKLGAIPLVSVDQSQAFIPAAPLPAPPPPPTPTPKPPEPQPKSLAPKILPPELTFPRMKRLAPLGNPPPANAKRKRSAIFIPPLPSENNANPTTEVSICKFKFTGGAKPSLQEKKMLSVDSGGNFRYYSGTGDKSMRGYEFFPREALQGGAPPEHFPADKPPPAPPTPSAEPPPLALPPPEVDGAPFDRQKEGSERFRRKRKTRKSLAREKLEQTFKEKGFLIQTQQLESAEGATYCKFRQLRKFTRYLFRSWKDYLPGNVREMSVAAGVAGPGDSELEGEELSSSPPTPEQRPPTA; translated from the exons CGTCAGGGAAGATCATGCAAACAGAAGCTGAACTGCCGCCCGTACCCGATCCGGCCCCGCCGCTCGAAGAGGAAGGTCCGGCCCTGACACGGGTCGCCATGACGGTCAAGGAAGAGGTGGAGGACAGTCCTGGAGAGGTCGACGACTTTAG CCCAGCGTCGCAGCAGCTAGAGGAGTCGCCCCTTAGCGTTGCTACGAGTCCTCAAGAGGAGTCGGATCGGCAGCATCGGGCGGATAAAGGGCGCGGCAA AGGGCGTCGTAGATCGCGTTGGAAGCTCAAGTTCCACCACCAGGCGCTGCCCCCGGAGTACCTGGATCACTACGAGGCCTCCATGGCGCAGCAGGAAGGGGGCAAGCAGAATCAGTCCGCCAAGGCAGAGACCGATGCTATCGCAACGCCTGTCGTGCTAAATACGATCCCTCTGGTGGGCGCGGGCGAAGCTGAGGTGGTGACGAGACTCGACGATGAGGTGAGCATCATCACGGAGCGGAAGGGCAAGGGACTGCTAGGATGTCTGTTGTCTGACGCCAAGAGTGCTGCTCCACCACAGTCGACGCCAGCGGACGGCAGTAAAAGACGCTCCTCCGTCATCATGTCGGCTACACCCTCCACGTCCCAGCAGCAGCACAAAGTCATGAAGTACCAGGACCTGCCTTACATGGGGGAGATCACTCTGGACAACATGAAACCGCGGCGGGGACGTAAGCCCAAGAAGGCCGATATCTGCCATCTTATTTACAAGAATTATGGCACCATCTTCCCAGGCGCCCCCGAACCGATGCCTGTGGAGAACAAGCAGAGAGTGACAGACGTCGCCAGCAAATCAACGCCGGGCATCAAGTGCAGGGCCATCGAGTCGCTGCGCGGCGAGGGACCCCAGCAGATCAATCATGCAGATGTGCAGAACCGCATCATCAGCAGTCTGCTGGAGAAGCGACTCACACAACAGAAACCCGCCGGTTTTCAGGACTTCAGCGCCTGGGGCAAACGTCCTGCTCCAGCACCACCTCCAGCGCCCGCGCCCATTCCTGCTCCTCCCTCGCCGTCCCCCTGCAACGACGAACCGCTCAACCTGTGCGTCAAGGATCTCAACCAGCTCAAAATTCGACTGCTGCGCAAGCACGGAAACTTTTACGAGCCGCGCAGTTCGGCGCCCAGTGTTGTGACGCCCACACCGACTCCGGCAGTCAAGAACGAGCCCGATCTCGAGGAACTACTGGAATCGTCGCCGGCTACAGTCCCTCCCCCGACGGTGGCAGGGCTTGCCTTTCCACCTGCAGAACTGCAGGCGCCTGGGGGTTACGTGTATTGGCCGGGGGCGGGCGTGTTCGTGCACCCCATGGCTCTGTACTATCAGAAGCTGGGGGCCATCCCCCTCGTTTCCGTGGATCAGTCCCAGGCATTCATCCCTGCAGCGCCACTCCCCGCACCCCCTCCGCCCCCGACGCCGACACCGAAGCCACCTGAACCTCAACCCAAGAGTCTGGCGCCCAAGATATTGCCCCCAGAGCTGACATTTCCACGCATGAAACGTCTGGCACCCCTCGGTAATCCCCCACCCGCAAACGCCAAAAGAAAGCGCTCCGCAATATTTATACCGCCCCTACCCAGTGAGAATAACGCCAACCCCACGACGGAAGTGAGCATTTGCAAGTTCAAGTTCACGGGCGGCGCCAAACCCAGCCTACAGGAAAAGAAAATGTTATCAGTAGACTCTGGAGGCAACTTTCGCTATTATAGCGGTACAGGTGATAAGTCTATGCGTGGTTACGAGTTCTTCCCGAGGGAAGCGCTGCAGGGCGGTGCACCTCCCGAACATTTCCCTGCAGACAAGCCACCACCCGCGCCGCCCACGCCGTCCGCCGAGCCCCCGCCTCTGGCACTACCGCCACCAGAGGTCGATGGCGCACCCTTCGATCGGCAGAAAGAAGGAAGCGAGCGTTTCCGACGCAAGCGCAAGACTCGCAAGTCACTGGCGCGGGAGAAGTTAGAGCAGACGTTCAAAGAGAAGGGATTCCTCATCCAGACGCAACAACTGGAGTCAGCCGAGGGGGCCACGTACTGCAAGTTTCGCCAGCTGCGCAAATTCACGCGCTACCTCTTCCGTAGTTGGAAGGACTATTTGCCCGGCAACGTGCGCGAAATGTCTGTGGCGGCGGGTGTGGCGGGTCCCGGTGATTCGGAGTTGGAGGGCGAGGAGCTTTCCAGCAGTCCCCCCACGCCCGAGCAGCGCCCTCCCACAGCGTGA